One genomic segment of Odocoileus virginianus isolate 20LAN1187 ecotype Illinois chromosome 33, Ovbor_1.2, whole genome shotgun sequence includes these proteins:
- the NPW gene encoding neuropeptide W, translating into MTFCPQTLPARHPQSPASSQQGAGGSARGPLRRAALPTHRTLQAALKAKGPQEREAVVGGRGSFPLGPLVPAVLQAPQGAQAAPSVPPPCLVPAPSPLLQSIFSDREPGRYCGGEQGRGRRAVIAGPAGPNSPPAAPALRLLHAARADPTESEPGPRLRAAVDVSTLARGTGVRGPGRGATASRLLLALLWLLLLLPPPAGAWYKHVASPRYHTVGRAAGLLMGLRRSPYMWRRAAGPLAWDTLDLGALPQGPSARNTLSLGPAALDALLLPSGAQRPWEARRRSPGAGLPVSEPRNLRAPESARQPERRPGAYSWTSAEQARAFGESPAQSRSAQGTAFASPRLAPQPS; encoded by the exons ATGACGTTCTGCCCGCAGACGCTTCCTGCCCGCCACCCGCAGTCCCCCGCCTCCTCTCAGCAGGGAGCGGGCGGCAGTGCCAGGGGACCCTTGCGTCGTGCCGCGCTGCCCACCCACCGCACACTCCAGGCAGCTCTCAAGGCCAAGGGGCCCCAGGAGAGAGAGGCAGTGGTGGGTGGAAGGGGCAGCTTTCCACTCGGCCCACTGGTCCCTGCGGTCCTCCAGGCCCCTCAAGGCGCACAGGCGGCTCCCTCTGTACCCCCGCCCTGCCTGGTCCCTGCTCCATCACCCCTCCTtcaaagcatcttctctgacaG GGAGCCCGGCAGGTACTGCGGGGGCGAGCAGGGGCGGGGCCGCCGAGCAGTTATAGCCGGACCCGCGGGGCCCAACTCCCCGCCTGCAGCTCCCGCACTCCGGCTTCTCCACGCGGCGCGCGCAGACCCGACGGAGTCAGAGCCTGGTCCGCGCCTCCGGGCGGCGGTCGACGTGAGCACCCTGGCGCGGGGCACAGGGGTgcggggcccggggcggggggccACCGCCAGCCGCCTGCTGCTCGCCCtactgtggctgctgctgctgctgcccccgCCCGCCGGCGCCTGGTACAAGCACGTGGCGAGCCCCCGCTACCACACGGTGGGCCGCGCGGCCGGCCTGCTCATGGGGCTGCGCCGCTCGCCCTACATGTGGCGCCGCGCGGCCGGGCCCCTCGCCTGGGACACCTTGGATCTGGGCGCGCTGCCCCAGGGACCCTCTGCCAGAAACACCCTCTCTCTGGGGCCCGCCGCCCTCGATGCTCTGCTGCTTCCCTCCGGAGCTCAGAGACCGTGGGAGGCGCGACGCAGAAGCCCCGGGGCCGGGCTCCCAGTCAGTGAGCCTCGCAACCTGCGCGCCCCGGAGTCCGCGCGCCAACCTGAGCGGCGGCCGGGCGCCTACTCCTGGACCTCGGCGGAGCAGGCCAG AGCCTTCGGAGAGTCTCCGGCTCAGTCACGGTCTGCGCAGGGAACCGCCTTCGCCAGCCCCCGCCTAGCCCCGCAGCCGTCCTGA